The Anopheles coluzzii chromosome 2, AcolN3, whole genome shotgun sequence genome window below encodes:
- the LOC120947988 gene encoding uncharacterized protein LOC120947988 isoform X1 translates to MAQLSTTAAAEACSLRHGTVPIVKQPQLTSNSCQSRLFIYIFVDINFGMDAPASTESHPKKRPKASKKPQSSSKGKSTKDRAPKFQSARSVFNAFQRHGAQNTEEIEKTLQKLVSPDALAKYVNEFATMSEENVLDKMKNSPEFVQCASWSEILDSVGFRETCNNELPLALQIIAHTEHFPKPENANGVDFQLLYLNLASMMMGQPIRVMNQSTQDALKKVYEETVLQTSRADQKEEIAILHETLKSMRNPVQSNEQNRIVDDLRRLFADPNINPFRLPINQICSNNP, encoded by the exons TACTGTACCCATTGTCAAGCAGCCTCAACTAACGTCAAACAGCTGTCAAAgccgtttgtttatttacatttttgtggACATAAATTTCGGGATGGACGCGCCAGCCAGCACAGAATCTCATCCAAAAAAACGCCCCAAAGCATCGAAAAAGCCGCAAAGCTCCTCGAAAGGTAAATCTACCAAAGACCGGGCACCCAAATTCCAATCGGCGAGAAGTGTGTTCAATGCATTTCAGAGGCATGGTGCTCAAAACACGGAGGAAATTGAAAAGACCCTACAGAAACTGGTATCACCGGACGCTCTGGCAAAGTACGTGAACGAGTTTGCCACCATGAGCGAGGAAAATGTGTTGGACAAGATGAAAAACAGTCCGGAATTTGTGCAGTGTGCGTCGTGGAGTGAAATTCTCGACTCGGTCGGGTTCCGCGAGACGTGCAACAACGAGCTACCGCTGGCGCTGCAAATCATTGCTCACACGGAGCATTTTCCCAAACCAGAAAATGCAAACGGTGTTGATTTTCAGCTGCTGTATCTGAACCTGGCCAGCATGATGATGGGGCAACCGATACGGGTTATGAATCAAAGTACACAGGATGCACTGAAGAAGGTGTATGAG GAAACCGTGTTGCAAACGTCCAGGGCGGATCAAAAGGAAGAGATAGCCATACTACACGAGACACTGAAATCGATGCGCAATCCGGTACAGTCTAATGAACAGAATAGAATTGTGGACGACTTGAGGCGGTTGTTTGCCGACCCGAACATAAACCCTTTCCGCCTTCCGATTAATCAGATATGTTCGAATAACCCGTAA
- the LOC120947988 gene encoding uncharacterized protein LOC120947988 isoform X2 yields the protein MDAPASTESHPKKRPKASKKPQSSSKGKSTKDRAPKFQSARSVFNAFQRHGAQNTEEIEKTLQKLVSPDALAKYVNEFATMSEENVLDKMKNSPEFVQCASWSEILDSVGFRETCNNELPLALQIIAHTEHFPKPENANGVDFQLLYLNLASMMMGQPIRVMNQSTQDALKKVYEETVLQTSRADQKEEIAILHETLKSMRNPVQSNEQNRIVDDLRRLFADPNINPFRLPINQICSNNP from the exons ATGGACGCGCCAGCCAGCACAGAATCTCATCCAAAAAAACGCCCCAAAGCATCGAAAAAGCCGCAAAGCTCCTCGAAAGGTAAATCTACCAAAGACCGGGCACCCAAATTCCAATCGGCGAGAAGTGTGTTCAATGCATTTCAGAGGCATGGTGCTCAAAACACGGAGGAAATTGAAAAGACCCTACAGAAACTGGTATCACCGGACGCTCTGGCAAAGTACGTGAACGAGTTTGCCACCATGAGCGAGGAAAATGTGTTGGACAAGATGAAAAACAGTCCGGAATTTGTGCAGTGTGCGTCGTGGAGTGAAATTCTCGACTCGGTCGGGTTCCGCGAGACGTGCAACAACGAGCTACCGCTGGCGCTGCAAATCATTGCTCACACGGAGCATTTTCCCAAACCAGAAAATGCAAACGGTGTTGATTTTCAGCTGCTGTATCTGAACCTGGCCAGCATGATGATGGGGCAACCGATACGGGTTATGAATCAAAGTACACAGGATGCACTGAAGAAGGTGTATGAG GAAACCGTGTTGCAAACGTCCAGGGCGGATCAAAAGGAAGAGATAGCCATACTACACGAGACACTGAAATCGATGCGCAATCCGGTACAGTCTAATGAACAGAATAGAATTGTGGACGACTTGAGGCGGTTGTTTGCCGACCCGAACATAAACCCTTTCCGCCTTCCGATTAATCAGATATGTTCGAATAACCCGTAA